The Cohnella abietis genome has a segment encoding these proteins:
- a CDS encoding glycosyltransferase family 2 protein — MANGNGLPLVSVIIPFYNCPFIDQSIASVLNQTYPNTEIVVVDDGSTLHQNKLENFRSRIHYFGKANGGTGSALNYGLRVASGDYFVWLSSDDLMYPQKIERQVAFMQQHKALISCTDFHLINEYSEITMRALAVKFPSLRKLIEALFTFCPINGSTVMMHRSLPSKVGYFNESLACTQDYEYWLRVHLARVDFYFINEVLTLYRWHEGMGSVQKKAVVDHEFNLVRDRYAPQMHAMLNLL; from the coding sequence ATGGCAAATGGAAATGGCTTGCCGCTCGTCAGTGTCATAATCCCTTTTTACAATTGTCCCTTCATCGATCAATCCATAGCTAGCGTCTTGAATCAAACCTACCCTAATACCGAAATTGTTGTTGTAGATGATGGTTCGACCCTTCACCAGAATAAACTTGAGAATTTTCGCTCCCGCATCCATTATTTCGGTAAAGCCAATGGCGGAACAGGTAGCGCACTTAATTACGGCTTACGTGTTGCAAGCGGCGATTATTTCGTATGGCTGAGCTCCGACGACCTTATGTATCCCCAAAAAATCGAACGTCAGGTCGCCTTCATGCAACAGCACAAAGCACTCATTAGCTGCACTGATTTCCACTTAATTAACGAATATAGCGAGATTACGATGCGCGCTCTCGCAGTTAAATTTCCAAGCCTAAGAAAACTGATAGAAGCATTGTTTACTTTCTGTCCGATCAATGGGTCTACTGTTATGATGCATCGCTCATTGCCAAGTAAAGTTGGTTACTTTAACGAGTCATTGGCCTGTACGCAAGATTACGAGTATTGGTTGCGAGTTCATTTAGCACGGGTTGACTTTTACTTCATTAATGAAGTGCTGACACTTTATCGCTGGCATGAAGGTATGGGCTCCGTTCAGAAAAAAGCAGTAGTAGATCATGAATTCAACCTCGTCCGTGATCGATACGCTCCACAGATGCATGCCATGCTTAACCTCTTGTGA
- a CDS encoding glycosyltransferase family 4 protein, which translates to MKVLFVFILPSGGVDTLNRLRYKALLPVGIFSHFLYFQRGSGSSSLPPEVPVFYASDPLAIQHILNFYSFDVIVVTSFFIQVPLFRQLGFTKPILFEIQGFGLQENARHNLIEAQPYLNDNVNAIIYPKTPHIGALLQELYTHKPKFAFSNPFDPDSFVSPLPAPLSSYPPLAWIGRLEDNKNWRDFLRIGAEVIKLIPSVRLWMFSDPELALPGETEELFQWSIGLGLTTRITHFYNVPHDQMPSHYEQIALSGGVLCMTSKAEGAPYVALEALNCGCPIVTSDSDGVKSAIIDEVTGLYYDHGDIVGAAEQIVRLMTTEKLRRNLVNAGKKHVRSDFSMEKYAYQFSDMLIAVGVHPC; encoded by the coding sequence ATGAAGGTTTTGTTTGTGTTTATTTTGCCGAGCGGCGGCGTTGATACACTGAACAGATTAAGGTATAAAGCCTTGCTTCCTGTAGGCATCTTTAGTCATTTTCTCTATTTTCAGAGAGGGAGTGGCTCATCCAGTCTGCCTCCCGAGGTACCGGTTTTCTATGCCTCTGACCCGCTAGCCATTCAACATATTCTAAACTTCTATTCGTTCGATGTTATCGTAGTAACTTCCTTTTTCATACAAGTACCTCTATTTCGTCAATTAGGGTTTACCAAACCGATCTTATTTGAAATTCAAGGCTTCGGGTTACAGGAAAATGCACGCCATAATTTAATCGAAGCCCAGCCTTATCTCAACGATAATGTAAATGCCATTATTTACCCTAAAACCCCTCACATAGGCGCACTTCTTCAGGAGCTATACACGCATAAACCTAAATTTGCTTTCTCTAACCCATTTGATCCAGACAGCTTCGTTAGCCCACTGCCAGCGCCTCTATCCTCCTATCCTCCACTGGCTTGGATTGGACGGCTCGAGGACAATAAAAACTGGCGCGATTTTCTGCGAATTGGAGCTGAAGTCATTAAGCTTATTCCGAGCGTCCGCTTATGGATGTTCAGCGATCCAGAATTAGCTTTACCAGGGGAAACCGAAGAGCTGTTTCAATGGTCCATCGGACTTGGACTAACGACGCGTATTACCCATTTCTATAATGTTCCTCATGATCAAATGCCCTCGCACTATGAGCAAATAGCTTTGTCCGGGGGCGTACTATGTATGACTTCCAAAGCAGAAGGCGCTCCATATGTCGCTCTTGAAGCCTTAAATTGCGGCTGTCCCATAGTTACGTCAGATTCTGACGGAGTAAAATCAGCTATTATCGATGAGGTTACAGGACTTTATTATGATCATGGGGATATTGTAGGAGCGGCAGAGCAAATCGTTCGATTAATGACCACGGAGAAGCTAAGGAGAAATCTAGTTAATGCGGGAAAAAAACATGTGCGGAGTGATTTCTCAATGGAAAAATATGCTTACCAATTCTCGGATATGCTCATCGCCGTAGGCGTGCACCCATGCTGA
- a CDS encoding glycosyltransferase family 2 protein, translating to MLTSILILTLNNLELTTRCLHSIRTFTDSPYELIFVDNGSTDGTVAWLSHQPDVKLIANRTNLGFAVACNQGAAVAQGDHLLLLNNDTIVSHRWLSVMLQCLHSNDRIGIVGPKSNFVLPMQKIPADVSNEGQYHLFAQSFNHHNPGLWQDIASLSGFCMLLRRSTWLLLGGFDEAFSVGGYEDIDLGYRVLKMGLFLRMAGDAFVYHEGNRSFNSNAIDMYGVAAVNRRLFISKWGFNPERLILNHDPAFLPDRYATPHPHHAPLEPEIPSGWYALADDGCVYRIERGHKRPFNSYETFLRMRLSLNRVGRCGASLLLNLPDGVAIDAANFPAGYPDVFIAKDPSNGLHSVEYGIRYPIRNESVFASLGLKVEEAIPVSYEQLWSLPEGWPLQGNAWEEHELYDYLLYRGPNGGLFYSEGQRLRPIVWEETLSRFGWSKERAINIPEYLFNRTPVGFAIY from the coding sequence ATGCTGACAAGCATTCTGATTCTAACTCTGAACAATTTGGAGCTAACAACACGCTGCTTGCATAGTATTCGTACTTTTACAGATAGTCCCTATGAGCTCATCTTTGTTGATAACGGATCAACAGATGGGACAGTTGCTTGGCTCTCTCATCAGCCAGACGTTAAGCTAATTGCAAATAGGACCAATCTAGGGTTTGCTGTCGCTTGCAATCAGGGGGCTGCTGTAGCACAAGGCGATCATTTGCTACTGCTGAACAACGATACCATCGTATCTCATCGCTGGTTATCCGTCATGCTTCAGTGTCTCCATTCTAACGATCGGATAGGGATTGTAGGCCCTAAGTCTAATTTCGTACTCCCGATGCAGAAAATTCCCGCTGATGTAAGCAATGAAGGGCAATATCACTTGTTCGCACAAAGCTTCAACCATCATAATCCGGGTTTATGGCAGGATATCGCTTCTTTAAGCGGATTTTGTATGCTTCTGCGGCGAAGCACCTGGTTATTGCTCGGTGGGTTCGATGAGGCATTCAGTGTTGGAGGCTATGAGGATATAGATTTAGGCTATCGTGTTCTTAAAATGGGTCTGTTTCTGCGTATGGCCGGGGATGCATTCGTCTATCATGAAGGGAACCGGAGCTTTAATTCCAATGCCATTGATATGTATGGCGTTGCCGCAGTAAACAGAAGACTGTTCATTAGCAAATGGGGATTTAATCCGGAGAGGCTCATTCTGAACCATGATCCAGCCTTCTTACCTGATCGCTATGCAACCCCCCACCCCCATCACGCTCCCCTAGAACCGGAAATACCTAGCGGCTGGTACGCTCTGGCAGACGATGGATGCGTGTACAGGATAGAACGTGGACATAAGAGACCCTTCAATTCGTACGAAACCTTCCTGCGTATGAGACTTAGCTTAAACAGAGTCGGTCGTTGTGGAGCATCGTTACTGCTCAACCTGCCGGATGGAGTCGCTATAGACGCAGCGAATTTCCCAGCTGGCTATCCCGATGTATTCATAGCAAAAGATCCTAGCAACGGCTTGCATAGTGTGGAATACGGGATCCGATACCCCATTCGGAACGAATCTGTTTTTGCCTCTCTTGGCTTGAAAGTCGAAGAAGCCATTCCTGTGAGCTATGAGCAGCTCTGGAGCTTGCCAGAGGGCTGGCCTCTACAAGGCAATGCTTGGGAAGAGCACGAGCTATACGATTATCTGTTATATCGCGGTCCTAATGGCGGCCTATTCTATAGCGAAGGACAGCGACTGCGCCCTATCGTCTGGGAAGAAACGCTTAGCCGTTTCGGGTGGAGCAAGGAGCGAGCCATTAATATCCCCGAGTATTTGTTTAATAGAACACCTGTCGGCTTTGCTATATACTAA
- a CDS encoding glycosyltransferase family 2 protein: protein MASSEGKGGIPIHVEHADSLNPLVTIVIPFYNDPYIREAVESALAQTYKPLEIIVVNDGSERETEQLYPYDGDIRVLNQKNGGTASALNAGFRYATGHYIAWLSSDDRFHPNKIERQVQYMQETGYSIGHTSFYRMDSEGIVESHPIALHEGPMVNFYRTLLTSNRVNGCTVMMTKSLFTRMGGFNEQFPYTHDYDLWIRTILSGFPMGYLNEPLTDYRVHAAMGTLRHDKAIQQEISSIRRTYTPRLEQLLTALQHGQVR from the coding sequence GTGGCGTCGTCAGAGGGAAAGGGGGGGATCCCTATCCACGTAGAGCATGCTGACTCACTAAATCCTTTAGTCACTATCGTTATCCCATTCTACAATGATCCCTATATTCGGGAGGCTGTGGAGAGCGCACTTGCGCAAACCTACAAGCCTCTTGAAATTATTGTTGTGAATGATGGCTCTGAGCGCGAAACGGAGCAATTGTATCCCTATGACGGGGATATCCGAGTTCTGAACCAGAAGAATGGCGGCACGGCAAGCGCGTTGAACGCCGGCTTTCGCTACGCTACCGGGCATTATATAGCTTGGCTGAGCTCGGATGACCGATTTCACCCTAATAAGATTGAGAGGCAAGTCCAGTACATGCAGGAGACTGGCTATTCGATTGGTCACACTTCATTTTATCGGATGGATAGTGAAGGCATTGTTGAGAGTCATCCCATCGCATTACATGAGGGTCCGATGGTTAATTTCTATCGTACCCTGCTTACGAGCAACAGGGTTAATGGCTGCACGGTCATGATGACGAAATCCTTATTTACCCGTATGGGTGGATTTAATGAGCAATTTCCTTACACACATGATTATGATTTATGGATTAGAACCATTCTGTCGGGATTTCCAATGGGTTACTTGAACGAACCTTTAACCGATTATAGAGTTCATGCTGCAATGGGTACATTGAGGCATGACAAGGCGATACAGCAGGAGATTAGCAGCATTAGACGTACTTATACCCCTCGATTAGAGCAGCTACTAACAGCTCTTCAGCACGGTCAGGTCAGGTGA
- a CDS encoding NAD-dependent epimerase/dehydratase family protein, with protein sequence MTQRRILITGAGGFTGGHACQRFAEAGWEVIAVVSPGRANEPIEATAHTEICDLTDGEAVARMLRRIEPAAVLHLAGRNAVDFSWRQPATTLSINLMSTVHVLEGVRGLKEPCRVLVIGSMIKANADKLTYASHPYGFSKTLQVTAAQAWHHWYGIPVMIAEPSNLIGPGGSEGICGKLARWVVAAEEVEGKLQPFVLSSLHEARDFLDVRDAVSAYEAVINKGQPGESYALESGTLRTLAEIKREFDDASSTELPWSIRSSSQEILPSPLPRDTSMVQNLGWKPVHSFQKSINDALNYERWRRQRERGGSLST encoded by the coding sequence ATGACCCAACGCAGAATACTTATTACCGGAGCAGGTGGGTTTACCGGAGGCCATGCCTGCCAACGTTTTGCGGAAGCGGGCTGGGAAGTCATTGCAGTAGTTTCTCCCGGAAGGGCGAATGAACCAATAGAAGCGACGGCGCATACGGAAATTTGTGATCTGACGGATGGAGAAGCCGTTGCACGAATGCTAAGGCGAATAGAGCCGGCAGCTGTTCTGCATTTGGCTGGTCGTAACGCGGTGGATTTCTCATGGAGACAACCGGCCACGACTCTTTCCATAAATCTAATGTCTACGGTCCATGTGCTTGAGGGGGTTCGTGGCTTAAAGGAGCCTTGCCGGGTACTGGTCATTGGCTCCATGATTAAAGCGAATGCAGACAAATTAACGTATGCTTCACATCCTTATGGCTTTAGCAAAACGCTTCAGGTAACGGCGGCTCAAGCCTGGCACCATTGGTACGGGATACCTGTTATGATTGCTGAGCCGTCTAATTTAATCGGTCCTGGAGGCAGCGAAGGAATATGCGGTAAGCTTGCAAGATGGGTGGTCGCGGCCGAAGAGGTGGAAGGGAAATTACAACCTTTCGTGCTTTCATCGTTGCATGAAGCAAGAGATTTCCTCGATGTCAGAGACGCAGTCTCGGCTTATGAAGCTGTAATTAACAAAGGGCAACCGGGAGAAAGCTACGCCCTTGAATCAGGAACATTACGCACGCTTGCCGAAATAAAGAGGGAATTTGACGACGCATCGAGCACAGAGCTACCGTGGAGCATTAGGAGCTCATCGCAAGAAATACTCCCTAGTCCTCTACCTCGAGATACGTCTATGGTACAGAATTTAGGATGGAAGCCTGTCCATTCATTCCAGAAGTCAATTAATGATGCTCTGAATTACGAACGGTGGCGTCGTCAGAGGGAAAGGGGGGGATCCCTATCCACGTAG
- a CDS encoding dTDP-4-dehydrorhamnose reductase family protein, translating into MRIVLLGGNGMAGHMITAYLKRSTTHDIIVTVRPRSGVDGDWEVFEGIQARELDARSFEDVRALIEQTSPDIIINAVGILNHHAEDHPLDAYKVNGLLPHWLRHLADRVGARLIHISSDCVFSGARGNYVEDDIPDGSTVYARTKALGEILGSQHVTIRTSIIGPDKKPDGIGLLQWFLSQEGEISGYQKVFWNGVTTLELAKVIEWLLERPEVGGLVHLTAAETVSKHNLLLMLQGHFDKGNVTIIPEEEPIIDRTLTATRKDFEYRTPYYKEMLFELQQWMASS; encoded by the coding sequence ATGAGAATTGTCCTGCTTGGCGGAAATGGAATGGCCGGTCATATGATTACGGCATATTTGAAGCGAAGCACGACGCATGACATTATTGTCACAGTAAGGCCCCGTTCTGGTGTGGACGGAGATTGGGAAGTATTCGAAGGCATTCAAGCTCGTGAGCTAGACGCTCGCTCCTTTGAAGACGTTAGAGCTCTTATTGAGCAAACTTCACCAGATATTATTATTAATGCAGTAGGGATATTGAATCACCATGCGGAGGACCACCCTTTGGATGCTTATAAGGTGAATGGGCTGCTTCCGCATTGGCTTCGCCATCTAGCAGATCGAGTCGGTGCGAGATTAATTCATATTAGCTCGGATTGTGTATTTTCCGGTGCTCGTGGTAACTATGTGGAAGATGACATTCCGGATGGGAGCACTGTTTATGCTCGAACTAAGGCGTTGGGAGAGATTCTGGGCTCACAGCATGTTACCATTCGTACCTCTATCATCGGTCCGGATAAGAAGCCAGACGGAATCGGATTGCTGCAGTGGTTTCTTTCCCAAGAGGGGGAAATTAGTGGCTACCAGAAGGTGTTCTGGAACGGAGTTACGACATTAGAGCTGGCTAAAGTGATTGAGTGGCTGCTAGAGCGTCCGGAGGTTGGGGGATTAGTCCATCTAACTGCTGCGGAGACGGTATCCAAGCATAACTTACTATTAATGCTACAGGGGCATTTTGACAAAGGGAATGTCACAATTATTCCTGAAGAGGAGCCTATTATCGACCGTACCTTGACTGCGACTAGAAAAGATTTTGAATATAGAACGCCTTACTACAAAGAAATGCTATTTGAATTGCAGCAATGGATGGCTTCTTCATGA
- a CDS encoding polysaccharide biosynthesis protein, with product MFKDRRILVTGGTGSWGYELIKQLLPLGPAEVIVFSRNESSQVAMNRAFEDSRLSFCIGDVRDREALSKACKDVDIIFHLAALKHVPVCEDQPYEALKTNVIGTQNVIEAAIENKVERVINISTDKAANPSNFYGMTKAIGEKLIVYANLLRSKTKFVCVRGGNVLGTNGSVVHLFMDQIKNKNQVSITDRGMTRFFMTLEDAIRLLFKATAQSIGGEIFVMTMPTCRIIDLADVLMDALGKRAEMVETGIRPGEKIHEILLTEYESLSTIVYDEQYLVILPTLDVPGLRQHYASYSSVDFESFSSSQSLMNKDEIRAMLERGGFLQ from the coding sequence ATGTTTAAAGATAGGCGTATCCTGGTCACCGGAGGAACTGGTTCCTGGGGTTATGAGCTCATTAAGCAATTGTTGCCGCTAGGACCTGCTGAAGTGATCGTATTTTCCCGTAATGAATCCAGTCAGGTGGCAATGAACCGAGCTTTCGAGGACAGTCGGCTCAGCTTCTGCATTGGTGATGTACGGGATCGGGAGGCGCTCTCTAAAGCCTGTAAGGACGTTGATATTATTTTTCATCTCGCAGCGCTTAAGCATGTGCCAGTCTGTGAGGATCAGCCCTATGAAGCACTGAAAACCAACGTGATTGGCACACAAAACGTGATCGAAGCGGCCATTGAAAATAAGGTGGAGCGGGTCATTAACATTTCTACAGATAAGGCTGCTAATCCGTCGAATTTCTATGGAATGACCAAAGCAATCGGGGAAAAATTGATTGTTTATGCAAACCTGCTTCGCAGTAAAACGAAGTTCGTCTGCGTACGTGGTGGTAATGTGCTTGGTACGAACGGTAGCGTCGTTCATCTGTTCATGGACCAGATCAAAAACAAAAATCAGGTGAGCATAACTGATCGGGGAATGACCCGGTTTTTCATGACTTTAGAGGATGCTATTCGATTATTGTTCAAAGCGACAGCACAAAGCATCGGTGGCGAAATTTTCGTTATGACGATGCCGACCTGCCGGATAATTGATTTGGCTGATGTCCTGATGGACGCTTTGGGCAAGCGCGCAGAAATGGTTGAAACCGGAATTAGACCAGGTGAAAAAATTCATGAGATTCTGCTCACCGAGTATGAGAGCTTAAGCACGATTGTCTATGACGAGCAATATTTGGTCATTCTTCCAACGCTGGATGTTCCGGGGCTACGACAGCATTATGCTTCCTACAGCTCCGTTGATTTCGAGAGCTTTTCCTCTAGCCAATCGCTTATGAATAAAGATGAGATTCGAGCTATGCTGGAGCGCGGAGGGTTTTTACAATGA
- the wecB gene encoding non-hydrolyzing UDP-N-acetylglucosamine 2-epimerase: MRIVTILGTRPEIIRLSVLIGKLDRLAERHVLVHTGQNFSPSLSAVFFAEMGLRSPDLLLDDRKETVGGQLSVMFAAVEQLLQKERPDRVLVLGDTNSALCAMVAERMGIPVVHMEAGNRCFDLRVPEEKNRRIIDSVSTYNLPYTENSKQNLLREGFPVQRIFRSGNPIYEVLRHYEDQIEGSTVLERLSVVKGQYLLATIHRAENVDDPDTIAGIMRGLSWTAEEHQLPLICSLHPRTKSRLTDEVRASIHPLVSFHEPFGFFDFVRLEKYACLALTDSGTVQEECCIFGVPTVTIRQTTERPETVDCGSNVVAGLHPEAIRNAARVMLALKDAWKCPEGYLDENVSDKVAKFVLGGKRDV; the protein is encoded by the coding sequence TTGCGTATCGTAACGATATTAGGAACTCGGCCCGAAATCATTCGTCTTAGCGTGTTAATCGGCAAGCTTGACCGCTTAGCGGAACGGCATGTTCTCGTTCATACGGGTCAGAACTTCTCCCCTAGCTTAAGCGCAGTCTTCTTCGCTGAGATGGGGTTACGCTCTCCTGACCTGCTGCTGGATGATCGTAAAGAAACGGTTGGCGGCCAGTTGTCTGTCATGTTCGCCGCTGTGGAGCAGCTGCTACAGAAGGAGCGTCCTGATCGCGTGCTTGTGCTAGGAGACACGAATAGCGCTTTATGCGCAATGGTTGCAGAAAGAATGGGCATCCCGGTCGTCCATATGGAAGCGGGAAATCGCTGCTTCGATCTCCGCGTGCCTGAAGAGAAAAATCGACGGATTATTGATTCAGTATCTACCTACAATCTTCCCTATACCGAGAACAGCAAGCAAAATTTACTTCGAGAAGGGTTTCCTGTCCAACGGATTTTCCGGTCTGGTAATCCGATCTATGAGGTGCTTCGTCATTATGAGGACCAGATCGAGGGAAGCACGGTGCTTGAGAGATTAAGTGTTGTAAAAGGACAATACTTGTTAGCTACGATACACCGCGCGGAGAACGTTGATGACCCAGATACAATTGCCGGAATTATGAGGGGCTTAAGCTGGACGGCTGAGGAGCATCAGCTTCCTCTTATTTGTAGTCTGCATCCCCGTACAAAATCGAGATTAACAGATGAGGTTCGTGCTTCCATTCACCCGCTAGTTTCCTTTCATGAGCCTTTCGGCTTTTTTGATTTCGTTCGGTTGGAGAAATATGCTTGCTTGGCACTAACAGACAGCGGAACCGTTCAAGAGGAATGCTGCATCTTCGGCGTTCCGACAGTCACCATCCGTCAGACTACGGAAAGACCTGAGACAGTGGACTGCGGGAGTAACGTTGTTGCAGGACTTCATCCAGAGGCTATTCGAAACGCGGCTCGAGTCATGCTGGCACTAAAGGATGCTTGGAAATGCCCTGAAGGGTATTTGGACGAAAACGTGTCTGACAAAGTCGCGAAATTTGTGCTTGGAGGGAAAAGGGATGTTTAA
- a CDS encoding glycosyltransferase family 4 protein, protein MYNSAIGGDDHTNGQQRVCGIMNGVKPKLVIFSHICSPSYVTGAEKLLLLFVSEMIRRFQCVLVVPQTGAISEKAKALGVKIIVLDIPLCISLYTAAPTILEEIEAMKKHPSWSQIHAMLAEESPDYVLVNTSVHPLPAMAAKTMGIPTIWTVMETIMDRPDRNVAVSFIASNSDRVVGISHTTLQPFQLLAPETKVFMLPPYLIRDELLPSSWAYHRSRLRQQYGWGEYHRVAGYLAASIYTNKGLEQFVNAMLPIAVSNVSTRFLIIGNSADDVYYRNCQKIVQQSGYGDRFLFLPFAEQIQHAYSVMDVVVVPSLVAEGFGMTALEGLVFGKAVVAYASGGLTEILSATGNEEFLASTGDVNGLTSRVNMLLTNNGLLKAVGERNAQTSQQVFGIEAFRAKLDEFIAELPQSTRQLRNSLWRGSGPTVFLVEHGVKRPFVSPKSLLQRGYLFENVTIVPDEDLLQLPSGPSITEIKPPKSIKARRRKRSRVRTSKQRLKGKRGRSVAHKRRSARKAQRRRR, encoded by the coding sequence TTGTACAACTCGGCAATTGGAGGTGACGATCATACCAATGGGCAGCAAAGGGTATGTGGAATTATGAATGGTGTAAAGCCAAAGCTGGTCATTTTCTCTCATATATGCAGCCCGTCTTATGTGACTGGGGCGGAAAAGCTTCTTCTCCTTTTCGTCAGTGAGATGATCCGTCGTTTTCAATGTGTGTTGGTCGTTCCTCAAACAGGCGCAATCTCAGAAAAAGCAAAAGCATTGGGAGTAAAAATCATTGTTCTGGATATTCCTCTTTGTATTTCTTTGTATACAGCTGCGCCTACCATTCTTGAAGAGATAGAGGCAATGAAGAAGCACCCGTCATGGAGCCAAATTCATGCGATGCTGGCCGAAGAGAGTCCTGATTATGTGCTAGTTAATACAAGCGTCCATCCCTTGCCTGCTATGGCTGCAAAAACAATGGGTATTCCTACGATTTGGACTGTAATGGAAACGATTATGGATAGACCTGATCGAAATGTTGCGGTTTCTTTTATTGCCTCTAATAGCGACAGGGTTGTTGGAATATCACATACGACTCTACAGCCATTTCAATTGCTTGCCCCAGAAACAAAAGTCTTTATGCTTCCGCCTTATCTAATAAGAGATGAGCTTCTCCCTAGTAGCTGGGCTTACCATCGCTCTCGTTTGCGTCAGCAATACGGTTGGGGGGAGTATCACCGAGTTGCAGGGTACCTCGCAGCGTCGATTTATACCAATAAAGGTCTTGAGCAATTCGTGAACGCGATGCTTCCTATTGCGGTCAGTAATGTGAGCACAAGGTTTCTCATCATTGGTAATTCAGCAGATGACGTTTATTATCGCAATTGTCAGAAGATTGTACAGCAGTCCGGGTATGGGGATCGGTTTCTATTCCTCCCCTTTGCTGAGCAAATACAGCATGCTTATTCTGTTATGGATGTTGTGGTTGTTCCTAGTCTAGTTGCAGAAGGCTTCGGGATGACGGCATTGGAGGGACTCGTATTCGGTAAAGCAGTTGTCGCTTATGCTTCTGGGGGACTAACGGAAATTTTGTCTGCTACAGGTAATGAAGAGTTTCTCGCCAGCACGGGGGACGTGAACGGATTAACCTCGCGAGTGAATATGCTACTAACTAACAATGGATTACTAAAAGCGGTTGGTGAACGCAACGCGCAAACGTCTCAGCAGGTGTTCGGTATTGAGGCGTTCCGGGCGAAGCTGGATGAATTCATTGCTGAGCTCCCTCAATCGACCAGGCAGCTGAGAAATTCGTTGTGGCGGGGTAGCGGTCCTACAGTTTTTCTAGTTGAGCATGGTGTGAAAAGGCCATTCGTATCTCCTAAATCATTACTGCAAAGAGGATATTTATTCGAAAATGTGACTATTGTTCCGGATGAGGACCTTTTGCAGCTTCCGTCCGGTCCTTCAATTACGGAAATAAAGCCTCCCAAGTCAATAAAGGCAAGACGACGTAAAAGAAGTCGGGTAAGAACGAGTAAGCAACGGTTAAAGGGCAAACGTGGAAGAAGTGTTGCACATAAGAGAAGGTCGGCTAGAAAAGCACAACGCAGAAGAAGGTGA
- a CDS encoding CgeB family protein, with amino-acid sequence MGKAMKSAAVIQNKAAYHRGRVDGFPLGWKDGHWFGRCESVVRRATPVPVKRPLHVLYVTSGKGFPYSPLDHGIVETLKTVAERVTLVVPDEDVLKVATKVRPDMMLVLDGMHMAPEKVQAVNALGVRTAIWFTDDPYYTDITAGIAVHYHHVFTLEKNCLSFYAERGCPRVSYLPLGVFPVDYRPRNTPFELRGEISFIGTAYWNRVTLFDQLMPLLAHRRLHLSGLWWDRLAEYERWKGIIDLGKWMEPGETSERYNANKIVINSHRAHDDGTFNQNRAMITAVSPNPRTFEISASATMQLTDYREDIAQFYIPGQEIVTYDSPEDLAAKTDYYLEHEEERQEIALRGLYRTLRDHTFVSRLNQIMDLTMNG; translated from the coding sequence TTGGGAAAAGCAATGAAATCTGCCGCTGTAATTCAAAATAAAGCTGCGTACCACAGAGGTCGGGTTGATGGCTTCCCGCTCGGATGGAAGGATGGGCATTGGTTTGGCCGTTGTGAGTCCGTTGTTCGAAGGGCAACACCTGTACCTGTCAAACGTCCCCTTCATGTGCTGTACGTAACATCGGGCAAAGGATTTCCCTACAGCCCGCTGGATCATGGCATTGTTGAGACATTAAAGACAGTTGCCGAACGGGTAACCTTAGTTGTTCCCGATGAGGATGTTTTGAAGGTAGCGACCAAAGTACGGCCAGACATGATGCTCGTATTAGATGGGATGCACATGGCTCCTGAGAAGGTTCAGGCGGTTAATGCATTGGGTGTTCGAACCGCGATATGGTTTACAGACGATCCTTACTATACCGACATTACGGCAGGCATTGCTGTACATTATCATCATGTGTTTACGTTAGAAAAAAATTGTTTATCTTTTTACGCTGAGAGAGGCTGTCCGCGGGTCTCTTATTTGCCACTAGGTGTTTTCCCGGTTGATTATCGTCCACGTAATACACCTTTCGAGCTAAGAGGAGAAATAAGCTTCATAGGCACTGCCTATTGGAATCGAGTAACTCTATTTGATCAGCTAATGCCCTTATTGGCACATCGACGTCTACACTTATCAGGGTTGTGGTGGGATCGACTGGCTGAGTATGAGCGTTGGAAGGGCATAATCGATTTGGGCAAATGGATGGAGCCAGGCGAAACCTCTGAAAGATACAATGCTAACAAAATCGTCATTAATTCTCATCGCGCCCATGATGATGGCACTTTTAATCAGAATCGTGCCATGATTACCGCTGTTTCCCCTAATCCCAGAACCTTTGAAATTTCCGCTTCTGCTACTATGCAGCTGACAGACTACCGCGAAGACATCGCCCAATTTTATATCCCTGGCCAAGAAATTGTGACCTATGATTCTCCAGAGGATCTTGCCGCTAAAACCGATTACTACTTGGAGCATGAAGAAGAACGTCAAGAGATCGCGTTAAGAGGACTTTATCGAACTTTGCGGGATCACACCTTCGTGTCTCGACTTAATCAGATTATGGATTTGACGATGAATGGTTAA